The sequence AGAAATTCTGGTATAAATCCTGGTATAAATTAAAATATAAAAAATGGTACAAGAAATATGGAAAATGGAGATATAAATGGAGATATAAGTGGAAAAAAGGCTGGAAATACAAGTGGTTATACACTAATCAGGTAAGATGGGGTACAAAAAACGTTTTAACATAATCTCTTTATGAGATTCTTTCTTTTTTTTATTTGAATAGATTTTAATTCTATGTCATAATTTATAAACAAATTTACAGTAAACGGGACCTAATTTTTGAAAAATATATTAAAAATATCTTAATTTATTATATTTCATGCCCGCAAAGTACCTTAACTTGTGGATATACTTTTTTGAACTTAACTAGATTATTTAATGATGATTGTGCCATTAAAACATCATCAGTGTAGTCTCTGGGGCCTATACATTTTTCAAATCCTAATTTTATAAAACAGGCATCAGTTGCAAGCAGGAAAGGACCTTTTTTTCCATTAATTAAAAAGGATATATGTCCTCTAGTATGTCCGGGCGTTGGTATGGCCCAAAATGAGCTGTCACCAAAAATATCGGCACATTGCCCTAAAATTGGCATGTTAAGAGCTTCAAAAAAGTCTATTTCGTATAGAACTTCAATTCCTTTAAAATAATCTCCATAAAAGAAGGGTTTATGGTTAACATATTCCTCTCCCCTTCCAACAACATAGAAAATATTTTTTGGTAAGTCACGAATCCCTGCAATGTGATCAGAATGTAAATGGGACAGGAAAACACCTTTTAAATTAACAGAATTCTTTTGAAGGTGATATAAAATGCCCTGATTTCTTTTTTGAATGTACGCATCGCCAAAAAGCTTCAAACTTTTAAATAATCCTGCAAAGATACCATTCATCTTTCCGAATGGATCTTCGTAATAAGAGCTATCTAACCCGGCATCAACAAGATAATCCCCATAAACAGAATGATGAATCCAATGGGCAAGTATTGGGACTTTTAGAAGCTCATCTTTAATTTCTCCAGCATTGGGATGATCTGGATTCAATGTACCCCGTTTATTCAGTATTACATGTCCTGTAATAAAGCTTTTAACAGCTATAGGTCCTGGGTTTTTAAAAACTTCGTTCCAGTCATTAAAATTGCTCTTTTTAATTCTAAATTTTTCTCTTTTCATGATAAAACCAGAATTCAATAACTCAATTATATTTCTATTGATGTTTAATAAATTTTTTAAGACATTTAAAAAAATAAAAATAGAGGGAAAAATTAATTTAAAACTAACTGATTCCTTTAAAACACTTATCTAGATGTTCTTTAGATGGTGGTTTGGTTATTAAACTCACCACAATGGTCATAATAACTGCTAATGGTAGTGCAATGATTATGGGGTCTACAGTAGGCCAAGGGCTTGCTGTGAGTATTGTTGCTTTACCTGTAAGCGCCTGGCAAATACCCAATGCCGCCGCTGACTTTTTGAAACCGAAAACCAGCCAGAATAAGCTAAG comes from Methanobacterium sp. and encodes:
- a CDS encoding MBL fold metallo-hydrolase translates to MKREKFRIKKSNFNDWNEVFKNPGPIAVKSFITGHVILNKRGTLNPDHPNAGEIKDELLKVPILAHWIHHSVYGDYLVDAGLDSSYYEDPFGKMNGIFAGLFKSLKLFGDAYIQKRNQGILYHLQKNSVNLKGVFLSHLHSDHIAGIRDLPKNIFYVVGRGEEYVNHKPFFYGDYFKGIEVLYEIDFFEALNMPILGQCADIFGDSSFWAIPTPGHTRGHISFLINGKKGPFLLATDACFIKLGFEKCIGPRDYTDDVLMAQSSLNNLVKFKKVYPQVKVLCGHEI